The following are encoded in a window of Methanobacterium sp. genomic DNA:
- the cfbA gene encoding sirohydrochlorin nickelochelatase, producing MDTNLNSKNDKIGILLVGHGSRLPYGKDVVSRLAEMYKENNSNYLVEVGFMNISKPSIPSALNKLADEGVQKIIVTPVFLAHGVHTKQDIPKILGLNNGHDDSHGHSHGHDHHHEEEVEEIKFDGEIIYTEPLGADLRLVDIIKDRVNNAL from the coding sequence ATGGATACAAATTTAAACTCAAAGAATGATAAAATAGGCATTTTACTTGTAGGACATGGAAGCAGACTACCATATGGAAAAGACGTTGTAAGCAGACTTGCAGAAATGTATAAAGAAAATAATTCAAATTACCTCGTTGAAGTGGGATTCATGAATATATCCAAACCTTCAATTCCCTCTGCATTAAATAAGCTTGCAGATGAAGGTGTCCAGAAAATCATTGTTACACCTGTCTTTTTAGCTCATGGTGTTCACACAAAACAGGATATTCCCAAGATTCTTGGTTTAAATAACGGTCACGATGATTCACATGGTCACAGCCATGGGCATGACCATCATCATGAAGAAGAGGTTGAAGAAATTAAATTTGACGGCGAAATTATCTACACTGAGCCTCTTGGCGCTGATTTAAGGCTTGTAGATATAATAAAAGATAGGGTTAATAATGCCCTTTAA